One Mycolicibacterium crocinum DNA window includes the following coding sequences:
- a CDS encoding acyltransferase family protein gives MIASSQVDQGGLESVSGVDRVGSLTGVRAVAALLVLGTHAAYTTGKYTHGFVGLVYSRLEIGVPIFFVLSGYLLFGPWVRAAAAGRSAPSIRRYGRHRVRRIMPAYVITVLAAYLIYHFRTAGPNPGHTWIGLLRNLTLTQIYTDNYMFDGYLHQGLTQMWSLAVEVAFYVALPVLAWLLLVVVCRRRWRPGLLLTGLGVLALMSPAWMILVHTTDFLPSGARLWLPGYLAWFIGGMLLTVLQAMGVRVFGFIVLPLAVVSFMIVSTPIAGEPTTSPTGLTEALVKTVFYAAIATLVVAPLALGNRGWYARALATRPMVWLGEISYEIFLVHLVVMEIAMVEVLRWPVYTGSAPALFVVTLIMTIPVAWLLHRLTRVRT, from the coding sequence ATGATCGCGTCCAGCCAGGTCGACCAGGGCGGACTGGAATCAGTCTCGGGCGTCGACCGGGTCGGCTCGCTGACCGGTGTTCGTGCGGTCGCCGCGCTGCTGGTGCTTGGCACGCACGCCGCCTACACGACCGGCAAGTACACCCACGGCTTTGTGGGACTGGTGTATTCGCGGCTGGAGATCGGCGTGCCGATCTTCTTCGTGCTGTCGGGGTACCTGCTGTTCGGCCCATGGGTGCGTGCCGCGGCGGCCGGACGGTCGGCGCCCTCGATACGCCGCTACGGGCGGCACCGGGTGCGCCGCATCATGCCGGCCTACGTCATCACGGTGCTGGCGGCCTACTTGATCTACCACTTCCGTACCGCCGGGCCAAATCCCGGCCACACCTGGATTGGCTTGCTGCGCAACCTAACTCTGACGCAGATCTACACCGACAACTACATGTTCGACGGTTATCTGCACCAAGGACTGACGCAGATGTGGAGTCTGGCGGTCGAGGTCGCGTTCTACGTCGCGCTGCCTGTTCTAGCGTGGCTGCTGCTGGTCGTGGTGTGTCGGCGGCGGTGGCGTCCCGGCCTTCTGCTGACCGGACTCGGGGTGCTCGCGCTGATGAGCCCCGCGTGGATGATCCTGGTGCATACGACCGACTTCCTGCCCAGCGGCGCCCGGCTGTGGCTGCCCGGCTATCTGGCCTGGTTCATCGGCGGCATGCTGCTGACGGTGTTGCAGGCCATGGGAGTTCGAGTCTTCGGCTTCATCGTGCTGCCACTGGCGGTGGTCAGCTTCATGATCGTGTCCACGCCGATCGCCGGCGAGCCGACCACGTCGCCGACGGGGTTGACCGAGGCGCTGGTGAAGACCGTGTTCTACGCCGCGATCGCGACTCTCGTTGTGGCGCCGTTGGCTCTGGGCAACCGTGGCTGGTACGCACGGGCTTTGGCCACCCGGCCGATGGTGTGGCTGGGCGAGATCTCCTACGAGATCTTCCTGGTCCACCTGGTCGTCATGGAGATCGCGATGGTGGAGGTGCTGCGCTGGCCGGTCTACACCGGATCGGCGCCCGCGCTGTTCGTGGTCACGCTGATCATGACGATCCCGGTGGCGTGGCTGCTGCACCGGTTGACGCGCGTGCGTACTTAG
- a CDS encoding LppP/LprE family lipoprotein produces MAGTVAPVWDRLQIAAAAVALAAALAGCSSGDSTVAKTPQPTSSAVTTTEAPPPPPPPTTTTPPPDPCAVNLAAPAIAQTVSELPRDPNSNQGWYPVPIAGNYNECAQLSAIIIKANTNADNPNTRAVMFHLGKFIPTGVPDTYGFNGVDTTQSTGDTVALTYVNGLGLQSVVKFRWNGNGVELIGNG; encoded by the coding sequence ATGGCCGGTACCGTCGCCCCTGTGTGGGATCGCCTACAGATAGCTGCGGCGGCAGTCGCGCTGGCCGCCGCACTCGCGGGCTGTAGCTCCGGTGACTCGACGGTGGCCAAGACTCCGCAGCCGACCTCGAGTGCGGTGACCACGACCGAAGCGCCCCCGCCGCCGCCCCCTCCGACGACCACAACACCGCCGCCGGATCCGTGCGCGGTGAACCTCGCGGCGCCGGCCATCGCGCAGACCGTGTCCGAACTTCCCCGCGACCCGAACAGCAACCAGGGCTGGTACCCCGTGCCGATCGCCGGCAATTACAACGAGTGCGCGCAGCTCTCGGCGATCATCATCAAGGCCAACACCAACGCCGACAATCCCAACACCCGCGCGGTGATGTTCCACCTCGGCAAGTTCATCCCCACCGGGGTGCCCGACACGTACGGGTTCAACGGTGTCGACACGACGCAGAGCACCGGGGACACCGTCGCGCTGACCTACGTCAACGGCCTGGGTTTGCAGAGCGTGGTGAAGTTCCGCTGGAACGGCAACGGTGTGGAGCTGATCGGCAACGGCTGA
- a CDS encoding DEAD/DEAH box helicase, whose product MTSPDDAPQTFADLQIHPSVLQAVADVGYETPSAIQAATIPALLAGSDVVGLAQTGTGKTAAFAIPILSKIDPNSRDTQALVLAPTRELALQVAEAFSRYGAHLKVNVLPIYGGSSYVPQLAGLKRGAQIVVGTPGRVIDHLEKGSLDLSHLDYLVLDEADEMLQMGFAEDVERILADTPEYKQVALFSATMPPGIKKITAKYLHDPVEVTVKSKTQTAENITQRYFQVSYPRKIDALTRLLEVEEGDAMIVFVRTKQATEEVAEKLRARGFAASAINGDIPQAVRERTISQLKDGTIDILVATDVAARGLDVERISHVVNFDIPHDPESYVHRIGRTGRAGRSGTAFLFVTPRERHLLNSIERVTRQKLVESQLPSVEDVNAQRVEKFRDSITDALNAPGFEMFRRLIEDYERDNDVPLADIAAALALQSRNGEEFLMTEPPPEKRRERPDKPERGDRERPPRKTRDDLATYRIAVGKRHKVGPGSIVGALANEGGLHRSDFGHITIKENFSLVELPAKLSKETLKKLEKTRISGILIDLKPDRGNPKYDTRSDSRPSGGKPRRTSR is encoded by the coding sequence ATGACATCCCCGGACGACGCCCCCCAGACCTTCGCCGACCTGCAGATCCACCCTTCGGTGCTGCAGGCCGTGGCCGACGTCGGCTACGAAACGCCCTCCGCGATTCAGGCCGCCACCATTCCGGCGTTGCTGGCCGGCTCCGACGTGGTCGGCCTGGCACAGACCGGCACCGGCAAGACGGCCGCGTTCGCGATCCCGATTCTGTCCAAAATCGATCCCAACAGCCGCGACACCCAGGCGCTGGTGCTGGCCCCGACACGTGAGCTGGCCCTGCAGGTGGCCGAGGCGTTCAGCCGCTACGGCGCACACCTCAAGGTCAACGTGCTGCCGATCTACGGCGGCTCCTCCTATGTGCCGCAGCTGGCCGGTCTCAAACGAGGCGCGCAGATCGTCGTGGGGACGCCGGGCCGCGTCATCGACCATCTGGAGAAGGGCAGTCTCGACCTGTCGCACCTCGACTACCTGGTGCTCGACGAGGCCGACGAGATGCTGCAGATGGGGTTCGCCGAGGACGTCGAGCGCATCCTGGCCGACACCCCGGAGTACAAGCAGGTGGCGCTGTTCTCGGCGACCATGCCGCCGGGCATCAAGAAAATCACCGCCAAGTACCTGCATGACCCGGTCGAGGTGACGGTCAAGTCGAAGACCCAGACCGCCGAGAACATCACCCAGCGCTATTTCCAGGTGTCGTATCCGCGCAAGATCGACGCGCTGACCCGCCTGCTCGAGGTGGAGGAGGGCGACGCGATGATCGTGTTCGTCCGCACCAAGCAGGCCACCGAGGAGGTCGCCGAAAAGCTGCGGGCCCGCGGATTCGCCGCGTCGGCCATCAACGGCGACATCCCGCAGGCGGTTCGCGAGCGTACGATCTCGCAGCTGAAGGACGGGACCATCGACATCCTGGTCGCCACCGACGTCGCCGCGCGCGGTCTTGACGTCGAGCGCATCTCGCACGTGGTGAACTTCGACATCCCGCACGACCCGGAGTCCTACGTGCACCGCATCGGGCGCACCGGCCGTGCCGGCCGCTCGGGCACAGCATTTCTGTTCGTCACCCCGCGCGAACGCCACCTGCTGAACTCGATCGAACGGGTCACCCGGCAAAAGCTGGTCGAGAGCCAGCTGCCGTCGGTCGAAGACGTCAACGCCCAGCGGGTGGAGAAGTTCCGCGACTCGATCACCGACGCGCTGAACGCACCCGGATTCGAGATGTTTCGCCGGTTGATCGAGGACTACGAGCGCGACAACGACGTGCCGCTGGCCGATATCGCCGCGGCGCTGGCATTGCAGAGCCGCAACGGCGAAGAGTTCCTGATGACCGAGCCGCCGCCGGAGAAGCGCCGCGAACGTCCCGATAAGCCGGAGCGCGGTGACCGCGAGCGTCCGCCGCGCAAGACCCGCGACGATCTGGCCACCTATCGCATCGCGGTGGGCAAACGGCACAAGGTCGGACCGGGCTCGATCGTCGGCGCGTTGGCCAACGAAGGTGGGTTGCACCGCAGCGATTTCGGGCACATCACCATCAAGGAGAACTTCTCGCTGGTCGAGCTGCCCGCGAAGTTGTCCAAGGAGACGCTGAAAAAGCTTGAGAAGACCCGGATCTCCGGAATTCTGATCGACCTGAAGCCCGACCGCGGCAACCCGAAATACGACACTCGTTCCGACTCGCGGCCCTCCGGCGGGAAGCCCCGGCGCACGAGCCGATGA
- a CDS encoding SMP-30/gluconolactonase/LRE family protein: MTVLGSPSRAQLASGFCFGEGPRWFEGLLWVSDMLGEAVHTITLDGSVTTLALPGHAPAGLGFRPDGTLLIVSTEDRVVLGYDGDVVTQIADLSAIAPANLGDMVVDGHGRAYIGSQAREGGIIARLDFDDSVTVVADGLDFPNGMVITPDGGTLIVAESIGRRLTAYDVDADGGLSGRRVFADGLDGPPDGIALDGAGGVWTSMTLAHQFERVVAGGEVTDRVDIGDRAAIACMLGGPDRRTLFLVSASDAYPQRLVGTRHSCVDTVRVEIPGAGFPSIER, encoded by the coding sequence ATGACGGTCCTCGGCTCCCCGTCCCGCGCTCAGCTTGCCAGTGGATTCTGCTTCGGCGAAGGCCCGCGCTGGTTCGAAGGCCTGCTGTGGGTGTCCGACATGCTCGGCGAGGCCGTGCACACGATCACCCTGGACGGGTCGGTGACCACGCTGGCGCTGCCCGGTCACGCGCCGGCCGGTTTGGGGTTCCGTCCCGATGGCACGCTGTTGATTGTCTCCACCGAAGACCGTGTGGTGCTGGGTTATGACGGGGATGTCGTCACCCAGATCGCCGACCTCTCCGCGATCGCCCCGGCCAACCTCGGCGACATGGTGGTCGACGGGCACGGCCGGGCGTACATCGGATCGCAGGCGCGCGAGGGCGGCATCATCGCCCGGCTCGATTTCGACGACTCGGTGACGGTGGTCGCCGACGGCCTCGACTTTCCCAACGGCATGGTGATCACCCCGGACGGCGGCACCCTGATCGTCGCCGAGTCGATCGGGCGGCGGCTGACCGCCTATGACGTCGACGCCGACGGCGGGCTGTCCGGGCGGCGGGTATTCGCCGATGGCCTCGACGGGCCACCGGACGGGATCGCGCTCGATGGGGCCGGCGGGGTGTGGACGTCGATGACGTTGGCGCATCAGTTCGAGCGGGTCGTGGCGGGCGGCGAGGTCACCGATCGCGTCGACATCGGTGACCGTGCGGCGATCGCCTGCATGCTCGGCGGTCCGGACCGGCGCACCCTGTTCTTGGTTTCGGCCTCGGATGCATATCCGCAGCGGCTCGTCGGTACCCGGCACTCGTGCGTCGACACGGTCAGGGTCGAGATCCCGGGCGCGGGCTTTCCGTCAATCGAAAGGTGA
- a CDS encoding cupredoxin domain-containing protein, producing the protein MGRLVMLMSSSLLAAAVLSGCGGGSQPPAQSAAPLTPLPVVTSTAPAPGSEIVISNMSYTVPPSVKPGQQLTIVNKDSANHTVTADENNLFDVRISGGGGTETLTAPTTPGTYPFHCKYHASMNGVLAVA; encoded by the coding sequence ATGGGGCGCTTGGTAATGCTGATGTCGTCATCCTTGCTTGCCGCTGCGGTGTTGAGCGGGTGTGGAGGCGGCAGCCAGCCGCCGGCGCAATCTGCTGCGCCGCTGACGCCGCTACCCGTCGTGACGAGTACCGCCCCGGCGCCCGGGAGCGAAATCGTCATCTCGAACATGAGCTACACGGTGCCGCCATCGGTCAAACCAGGGCAACAGTTGACGATCGTCAACAAGGACTCCGCGAATCACACCGTCACGGCCGACGAGAACAATCTGTTCGACGTCCGGATATCGGGCGGCGGAGGTACGGAGACCCTGACGGCCCCGACGACGCCCGGCACCTATCCGTTCCACTGCAAGTACCACGCCAGCATGAACGGTGTGCTCGCCGTCGCGTAG
- a CDS encoding TM0106 family RecB-like putative nuclease has product MFVTDDRVVYSASDLAAAARCEYALLRAFDAKLGRGPAVSVEDELLARTAELGDQHEQRHLDELRSLSDVAVIGRPSYSVAGLTAAATATLDAVERRAPVIYQAAMFDGRFVGFGDFLVLDGDEYRLRDTKLARSVKVEALLQLAAYAETLGAAGVAVHDEVELVLGNGATSAYRVDELLPVYRSRRAELQDLLDRHLAGHVPVSWADETVRACMRCPECEMQVREQDDLLLVAGMRVSQRARLIEAGITTVHQLASHDGPVPEMAARMVATLRGQARLQIAPRQDGKPPYEVVDPQPLMLLPDPDKGDLFFDFEGDPLWTADGTDWGLEYMFGVLGAGGDFRPLWAHDRRQERKALKAFLDMVRKRRKRYPKMHIYHYAAYEKTALLRLAGRYGEGENEVDDLLRNGVLVDLYPLVRKSIRVGTENYSLKSLEPLYMGAELRGGDVTTATDSITEYARYCELLADGNADEAATVLKQIEDYNLYDCRSTRILRDWLLQRAFEAGVPPLGAQPVTDGGEVDVDDELARTLGAFAGDDLTGRTPEQRAVAMIAAARGYHRREDKPFWWGHFDRLNSPVDEWSDTPGVFLADDVTVETEWNVPPRARKQQRRLLLTGSIAAGELDRDMYAMYHPPTPAGLSDDPERRAYSSVTVLECDDPAAPTEVLVMEREPKSGGVFDAVPFALTPGPPFQTKALRESIDAAAAQIAAGLPTLPQSAVVDILLRRPPRTGGPLPRTEDCVGNITAALLALDSSYVAVHGPPGTGKTHTAARVIATLVNEHRWRIGVVAQSHAVVENLFRDIIGAGVDSALVAKKRGGSGPWTEIDEKTYPAFIADNDGCVIGGTAWDFANSSRVPSAGLDLLVIEEAGQFCLANTIAVAQSARNLLLLGDPQQLPQVSQGTHPEPVDASALGWLVDGQHTLPEELGYFLDRSYRMHPAVCAAVSRLSYDNRLHSVEQRTAARRLDGVRPGVQVLTVDHDGNSTDSREEAEAIVVAIMGMLGSDWTDEDGTRPLTAADVLIVTPYNAQVVLLRRLLDAAGLADVQAGTVDKFQGRQAPVVFVSLVASSIAEVPRGISFLLNRNRLNVAVSRAKYAAVIVRSAMLTEYLPSTPAGLVELGAFLAMCDKPT; this is encoded by the coding sequence GTGTTCGTCACCGACGACCGCGTCGTCTACAGCGCCTCCGACCTCGCCGCCGCCGCGCGGTGCGAATACGCGTTGCTGCGCGCCTTCGATGCCAAGCTGGGCCGCGGCCCGGCGGTGTCGGTGGAAGACGAGCTCCTGGCCCGCACCGCGGAGCTTGGCGACCAGCACGAGCAGCGGCACCTCGACGAGCTGCGATCGCTCTCCGATGTCGCGGTCATCGGCAGGCCGTCGTATTCGGTCGCCGGGCTGACCGCCGCCGCGACCGCCACTCTCGATGCCGTCGAACGTCGTGCTCCCGTCATCTATCAGGCCGCGATGTTCGACGGCCGCTTCGTCGGTTTCGGCGACTTCCTCGTCCTCGACGGCGACGAGTACCGGTTGCGTGACACCAAGCTGGCCCGGTCGGTGAAGGTAGAGGCGCTGCTGCAGCTGGCCGCCTACGCCGAGACGCTCGGCGCCGCAGGCGTCGCCGTCCACGACGAGGTGGAACTGGTGCTCGGCAATGGTGCGACGAGCGCCTACCGCGTCGACGAACTGCTGCCGGTCTACCGTTCCCGTCGCGCCGAACTGCAGGACCTGCTGGATCGCCACCTCGCCGGCCACGTGCCGGTCAGCTGGGCCGACGAGACCGTGCGAGCGTGCATGCGCTGCCCGGAATGCGAGATGCAGGTCCGCGAGCAGGATGACCTGCTGCTGGTGGCCGGCATGCGAGTCAGCCAGCGCGCGCGGCTGATCGAGGCCGGCATCACCACCGTCCATCAGCTGGCTTCGCACGACGGTCCGGTGCCCGAGATGGCGGCCCGGATGGTCGCTACGCTGCGCGGTCAGGCCAGGCTGCAGATCGCACCGCGACAGGACGGCAAGCCGCCGTACGAGGTGGTCGACCCGCAGCCGCTGATGCTGCTGCCGGATCCCGACAAGGGGGACCTGTTCTTCGATTTCGAGGGTGACCCGCTGTGGACGGCCGACGGTACCGACTGGGGTTTGGAGTACATGTTCGGCGTGCTCGGCGCGGGCGGGGACTTCCGCCCGCTGTGGGCCCACGACCGACGCCAGGAACGCAAGGCGCTCAAGGCTTTTCTGGACATGGTGCGCAAGCGCCGCAAGCGATACCCGAAGATGCACATCTACCATTACGCGGCATATGAGAAGACGGCGTTGCTGCGTCTGGCCGGCCGCTATGGCGAGGGCGAGAACGAAGTCGACGACCTGTTGCGCAACGGTGTGCTGGTCGATCTGTATCCGCTGGTGCGCAAGAGCATTCGGGTTGGCACCGAGAACTACAGCCTGAAGTCTCTCGAGCCGCTGTACATGGGTGCTGAACTACGGGGCGGCGACGTCACCACCGCCACCGACTCGATCACGGAGTACGCCCGCTACTGCGAGTTACTCGCCGACGGCAACGCCGACGAAGCCGCGACGGTGCTCAAGCAGATCGAGGACTACAACCTCTACGACTGCCGGTCCACCAGGATCCTGCGGGACTGGTTGCTGCAGCGCGCTTTTGAGGCCGGGGTGCCGCCGCTGGGCGCACAGCCGGTCACCGACGGCGGGGAGGTCGATGTCGACGACGAACTGGCGCGGACCTTGGGCGCCTTCGCCGGAGACGACCTCACCGGACGCACTCCAGAGCAGCGCGCGGTCGCGATGATCGCCGCCGCCCGCGGCTACCACCGCCGCGAGGACAAGCCGTTCTGGTGGGGACACTTCGATCGGCTCAACAGCCCGGTCGACGAATGGTCCGACACGCCAGGGGTTTTCCTCGCCGACGACGTGACCGTCGAGACGGAGTGGAACGTCCCGCCGCGCGCCCGCAAACAGCAGCGGCGGCTGCTGTTGACCGGCTCGATCGCGGCGGGTGAACTCGACCGCGACATGTATGCGATGTATCACCCGCCGACCCCGGCCGGGCTGTCGGACGACCCCGAGCGGCGCGCCTACTCGTCGGTCACCGTGCTGGAGTGTGACGATCCGGCCGCACCGACCGAGGTGTTGGTGATGGAGCGAGAACCGAAGAGCGGCGGGGTGTTCGACGCGGTGCCGTTCGCCTTGACTCCGGGGCCGCCGTTTCAGACCAAGGCGCTGCGCGAGTCGATCGACGCGGCGGCGGCGCAGATCGCGGCCGGCCTGCCCACCCTGCCGCAGTCCGCTGTCGTCGACATCCTGCTGCGACGACCGCCGCGCACCGGGGGGCCGCTGCCGCGGACCGAGGACTGTGTCGGAAACATCACCGCCGCACTGCTGGCGCTGGATTCGTCGTACGTGGCGGTGCATGGTCCACCCGGCACCGGCAAGACGCACACCGCAGCCCGGGTGATCGCCACACTGGTCAACGAGCACCGCTGGCGCATCGGCGTCGTCGCGCAGTCACATGCCGTGGTGGAGAACCTATTTCGGGACATCATCGGCGCCGGCGTGGACTCGGCTCTGGTGGCCAAGAAACGTGGCGGCAGCGGACCGTGGACAGAGATCGACGAAAAGACGTACCCCGCGTTCATCGCCGACAACGACGGTTGCGTGATCGGCGGCACGGCATGGGATTTCGCGAACTCATCGCGCGTGCCGTCGGCCGGTCTCGACCTGCTGGTCATCGAGGAAGCCGGTCAGTTCTGTCTGGCCAACACCATCGCCGTCGCGCAGTCGGCCCGGAATCTGCTGCTGCTCGGCGATCCGCAGCAACTCCCTCAGGTCAGCCAGGGCACCCACCCCGAACCGGTGGATGCCTCGGCGCTCGGCTGGCTGGTCGACGGGCAGCACACGCTGCCCGAGGAACTCGGCTATTTCCTGGACCGCTCCTACCGGATGCATCCGGCGGTGTGCGCGGCGGTGTCCCGGCTCTCCTATGACAACCGGCTGCATTCGGTCGAGCAGCGCACCGCCGCCCGACGCCTCGACGGAGTCCGGCCCGGGGTGCAGGTGCTGACCGTCGACCATGACGGCAACTCGACTGACAGCCGCGAAGAGGCAGAAGCCATCGTCGTCGCGATCATGGGCATGCTGGGATCGGACTGGACCGACGAGGACGGCACCCGGCCGCTGACCGCCGCCGACGTCTTGATCGTCACGCCGTACAACGCGCAGGTGGTGCTGCTGCGCCGGTTGCTCGACGCGGCCGGATTGGCCGATGTGCAGGCCGGCACGGTGGACAAATTCCAGGGCCGGCAGGCCCCGGTGGTGTTCGTGTCGCTGGTGGCCTCGTCGATCGCCGAGGTGCCGCGCGGAATTTCGTTCCTGCTCAACCGCAATCGCCTGAACGTCGCGGTGAGCCGGGCCAAGTACGCGGCGGTGATCGTCCGGTCGGCGATGCTGACCGAGTATCTGCCGTCGACCCCGGCGGGGTTGGTGGAGTTGGGGGCTTTTCTCGCGATGTGTGATAAACCCACTTAA
- a CDS encoding FAD-binding oxidoreductase yields MSSSLPERLQAIVGAAHVVTDADVLDGRSVDHTGRYRGKASALVRPGSADEVAAVLRECRDAGVSVTVQGGRTSLVAGTVPEHDDVLLSTERLTEIGEVDVVERRIRVGAGVTAAAVQRAAAAAGLLFGVDLAARDSATVGGMASTNAGGLRTVRYGNMGEQVLGLDIALPDGSVVHRHSQVRADNTGYDLASLFIGAEGTLGVITGLDLRLHPVSAHRVTAICGFDDLDALVTAGRALRDTESIAALELVDGRSAALAAEHLDVPVPTTGDWLLLIELAGETDLTERLADALEDAELAGEPAVGVDSTAQQRLWQVRESTAEVVGLFCPPLKFDVSLPLSVISTFAAASAALVAEHAPEAIPVLFGHIGEGNLHLNVLRCGAEQESHLYAAMMELIAAHGGNVSSEHGVGSRKRHYLGMARTDEDIAAMRTIKAAFDPTGYLNPAVLFD; encoded by the coding sequence GTGAGTTCCTCGCTGCCCGAACGACTCCAGGCCATTGTGGGTGCCGCGCACGTCGTCACCGACGCCGACGTCCTCGACGGCCGCAGCGTCGACCACACCGGGCGCTATCGCGGTAAGGCCAGCGCGCTGGTGCGGCCCGGTTCGGCCGACGAGGTCGCCGCGGTGCTGCGGGAGTGCCGCGACGCCGGGGTGTCGGTGACGGTCCAGGGCGGGCGCACCTCGCTGGTGGCCGGCACCGTGCCCGAGCATGACGACGTACTGCTCTCGACCGAGCGGCTGACGGAGATCGGTGAGGTGGACGTCGTCGAGCGGCGGATCCGGGTGGGGGCCGGGGTGACGGCGGCTGCAGTGCAGCGCGCGGCGGCAGCGGCCGGACTGCTGTTCGGAGTCGATCTCGCAGCACGTGATTCGGCCACTGTCGGCGGAATGGCATCTACCAACGCGGGCGGCCTGCGCACCGTGCGCTACGGCAACATGGGTGAGCAGGTGCTCGGTCTGGATATCGCGCTGCCCGACGGGTCGGTGGTGCACCGGCACAGCCAGGTGCGCGCCGACAACACCGGCTACGACCTGGCGTCGTTGTTCATCGGAGCTGAAGGCACCCTGGGGGTGATCACCGGTCTGGATCTGCGGCTGCATCCGGTGTCGGCGCATCGGGTGACAGCGATCTGCGGCTTCGATGACCTCGACGCACTGGTGACCGCGGGCAGAGCCTTGCGCGACACCGAATCCATTGCGGCCCTTGAACTCGTCGACGGCCGCTCGGCGGCGCTGGCCGCCGAGCATCTGGACGTACCCGTGCCGACCACCGGGGACTGGCTGCTGCTGATCGAACTGGCCGGCGAGACCGATCTGACCGAGCGGCTGGCCGATGCGCTCGAAGACGCCGAGCTGGCCGGTGAGCCCGCTGTCGGCGTGGACAGCACTGCGCAGCAGCGGCTGTGGCAGGTCCGCGAGTCGACCGCAGAGGTCGTCGGATTGTTCTGTCCGCCACTGAAATTCGATGTCTCGCTGCCGCTGTCAGTGATTTCGACGTTCGCGGCCGCTTCCGCCGCACTGGTCGCCGAGCATGCGCCCGAGGCGATCCCGGTGTTGTTCGGCCACATCGGCGAAGGCAATCTGCATCTGAACGTGCTGCGCTGCGGCGCCGAGCAGGAATCGCACCTGTACGCCGCGATGATGGAACTCATTGCAGCACATGGCGGTAACGTCAGCTCCGAGCATGGGGTTGGCAGCCGCAAACGCCACTACCTCGGCATGGCGCGCACTGACGAGGACATCGCCGCAATGCGCACGATCAAGGCGGCCTTCGACCCGACGGGCTATCTGAATCCGGCGGTGCTGTTCGACTGA
- a CDS encoding thioesterase family protein, whose protein sequence is MTDSYYELVDPDDSRGEKFRATDLVRSTWTSHIQHAGPVSALLVRALERCQRRDDTRLSRVVVDLLGPVPAEGDLWVSAKLERGGKQIELVSAEMLGMGPDGQPRPVARASGWRMLTLDTEALLSAPVAPLPPRSQGVNRNLADNFDRNYVHSLEWLWLTKPLAPGPGESWLRPLVDLVQGEEMTPLERLSAVADCANGIGSKIDIRKYTFLNTDLAVHVHRVPAGEWIGVRAETMYGPDGVGTTVGTLFDDDGAVGVIQQSVLVRPR, encoded by the coding sequence ATGACTGACAGCTACTACGAACTCGTCGACCCCGATGATTCGCGCGGGGAGAAGTTCCGGGCCACCGATCTGGTTCGCAGCACGTGGACGTCGCACATCCAGCACGCCGGGCCGGTGTCGGCGTTGTTGGTGCGGGCCCTGGAGCGCTGCCAGCGCCGTGACGACACCCGGCTCAGCCGCGTCGTCGTGGATCTGCTGGGGCCGGTGCCCGCCGAGGGCGATCTCTGGGTCAGTGCGAAGCTCGAACGTGGCGGTAAGCAAATCGAATTGGTGTCCGCCGAGATGCTGGGGATGGGACCCGATGGTCAGCCGCGTCCGGTCGCCCGGGCCAGCGGCTGGCGAATGCTGACGCTGGACACCGAGGCACTGCTATCGGCGCCGGTCGCGCCGCTGCCGCCGCGCTCGCAGGGTGTGAACCGCAACCTCGCGGACAACTTCGATCGCAACTACGTGCACAGCCTGGAGTGGCTCTGGTTGACCAAGCCGCTGGCGCCGGGGCCGGGGGAGTCGTGGCTGCGGCCGCTGGTCGATCTGGTGCAGGGCGAGGAGATGACGCCGCTGGAGCGGCTGTCCGCCGTCGCCGACTGCGCGAACGGGATCGGCAGCAAGATCGACATCAGAAAGTACACCTTCCTCAACACCGACCTGGCGGTGCATGTGCACCGGGTGCCGGCCGGCGAGTGGATCGGTGTGCGCGCCGAGACGATGTACGGGCCCGATGGAGTGGGGACGACGGTCGGCACGCTGTTCGACGACGACGGTGCGGTCGGCGTGATCCAGCAGTCGGTGCTGGTGCGGCCGCGGTAG